One Prunus dulcis chromosome 7, ALMONDv2, whole genome shotgun sequence DNA segment encodes these proteins:
- the LOC117634678 gene encoding transcription factor bHLH48-like, translated as MDPTGATVPGSILPGPEFESLQFREEIHRLMAVPPENTSSFTALLELPPTQAMELLHLSPEANSTPTPVAISGEARVQHPFNSSLTFPTNPALIERAAKFSIFAGEGSPETSSIPSNSGADLEKVKTEPVETDSNPNSSQLTLDATKNNQRSSAKRKEREKKVKVSTKKSKSEIKEDANKVPYVHVRARRGQATDNHSLAERARREKINARMKLLQELVPGCNKISGTALVLDEIINHVQSLQHQVEFLSMRLAAVNPRIDFNLDSILAAESGSLMEANFANMVTTLMWPEVPINGNRQPYHQQWHFDTHQPGWGREEETHTFITPETSLISCDSSANSATLQTSHLKMEM; from the exons ATGGACCCAACCGGAGCAACCGTACCCGGATCCATTTTACCAGGACCCGAGTTCGAGTCCCTCCAATTCCGAGAAGAAATCCACCGACTCATGGCCGTGCCACCGGAGAACACCAGCTCCTTCACGGCGCTTCTAGAACTTCCGCCGACTCAAGCCATGGAGCTCCTCCACCTCTCGCCGGAGGCCAACTCTACTCCGACTCCGGTGGCCATCTCCGGAGAGGCGCGCGTCCAACACCCTTTCAATTCCAGCCTCACCTTCCCTACAAACCCCGCCTTAATCGAACGCGCCGCCAAGTTCTCGATCTTTGCCGGAGAGGGCTCCCCGGAGACAAGCTCCATACCGTCCAACTCCGGCGCGGATTTGGAGAAGGTGAAGACCGAGCCGGTCGAGACCGATTCGAACCCGAACTCATCCCAGCTGACGCTTGACGCGACCAAGAACAACCAGAGGTCCTCGGCGAAGAGAAAGGAGCGAGAGAAGAAG GTTAAGGTCTCGACGAAGAAGAGCAAGAGCGAAATCAAAGAAGACGCCAACAAGGTTCCCTATGTTCATGTTCGTGCTCGGCGTGGGCAAGCCACAGACAACCATAGCTTAGCAGAGCGA gcgaggagagagaagattaATGCGAGGATGAAGCTGCTGCAGGAGCTGGTCCCAGGATGCAATAAG ATTTCAGGCACGGCACTGGTTCTGgatgaaatcatcaatcacGTGCAGTCCCTACAACATCAAGTTGAG TTCTTATCAATGAGACTTGCGGCAGTCAACCCAAGAATTGATTTCAACCTTGATAGTATATTGGCTGCTGAA AGTGGATCTCTAATGGAAGCTAACTTCGCCAATATGGTTACAACTCTGATGTGGCCAGAAGTCCCAATTAATGGAAACAGGCAACCGTATCATCAGCAATGGCACTTCGATACTCATCAGCCTGGTTGGGGGAGGGAAGAAGAAACTCATACTTTCATTACTCCAGAGACCTCCCTTATCAGTTGCGATTCTTCAGCAAATTCAG CAACTCTGCAGACAAGTCATTTGAAGATGGAGATGTGA